The nucleotide window CTCTTTATAAAAGCACAACTGAGTAGGAGAATCACGTGACTGCTACACAATTTATGGAAGTTTATCAGaaatttaaattgtaaatatatatatatagtatacaacATTTCCCGTCGATGTAATTCGTTGATTGAATAATTTTTCGTTTTATCTCGTAAAAATTACGAACACTAAATATCTACGATGTAAaacagaatataaaaatatatttatatcaacTATGAAAATTTAAAGTGTTTCGATCGAGTTGTGTTTGAAGTTTGAAGCTTGAAGCGCGCATAAACCATCAAAGCCGGCGACAAAAGTGCCGTGCAATGAACTCATACTTTTCACGCTAAACATTGACCAAATTTTTCCGTAACTTTTTATTCAAGCGAACAATTTACTAAACGGAAAATGAAACTTCTAACGCATAATATGCTAACTTCAAAATGCCTGAAAGGCGTGACTGTTGGATATCCCTTAGGAATTGTTGTAAGTTTCTAATGTGTTTCATATTTTAAGGTTAATTCCGCTAGAAATTATGTTTAATATAGATAagatctttatgaaaatatatcaacatttatttaCGGAAATACTTGTTAAGTgtaagtgttttatttaaatagaattaCTTTTAATAACGAGAGcgtatgtatacaaatttgtatttgCAGGCGAAAGATATTAAAGTATCGGAAGTGGACTTTAATTCAGAATTTATTGCAAGAATAATTCCAAAACTTGATTGGGCTACACTATGGAAAGCAGCAGAGAGTGTAAGTTTATAATTAAATAGAAAGAATACTAAATCGTATAGCATTATCAATTAGAAGCTTTACATTTTATAGTTATTAACTAAAATGTAGTTAATAGCTTGtacaaagatatttatacaagtttaaaatattttcagaaaAGAGTATTTTTAAGACATTACCATGATtaattaatttgcattattcggaagcatacaactgcacatgtagctatttttataaagcattgacagctacatgctgccgaataatgcaaattacgcctcataaacgtaaaaataggacttttgagggcgatcacggcctagattgatcttttatttagcgcttttgactactgtaaaatctttgtattatcgagagatgagaacaTGCATCCCGTACCCTtgtaattctggaaacgagtctaccgccttaacaaTTTCATATCTTCAATTCTGACACTTAAATGTTCTATTTCTTAcaattcaccctgtataatgtaaatttataaaagagaaaataagagAAAAGTAAAAAGCTTACTTTAACATGAAAAGTATTTTACAAATATATAATACAGTTTATCTGAAAAATATGTGTATTTAAAactgattcttcttcttcttttaaattatattatagtCTGCTTATAAGAATGATAAACATTATATTTGAAATCTATGTAATATATTACTGTTAAAAGAGAGAGAGTAACATATCAAATGTTAAACAGATAGGTCATGTTGGAGAGTTGCCACAAACTTTAATTCAAGATTTTGAAACGAACGAGGAATTCTTGAAGAAAGTCCACCATGTATTACTCGAAGTCGAAGTTATTAATGGAGATCTATTGTGTCCAGAATCTGGTAGAAAATTTCCTATTAATGATGGTATACCTAATATGCTGTTAAATGAAGATGAAGTTTAAACGTTCCAAATAAATGTAAATGTTAATatacattgttttttttttataagtaGTAGATGTTCAAATGtgtacaaaaatttatttatattccataTTTCTGTTGTCGTCTAACGaatatagaattttttataatttaaaaatatacaatacaataaatataGTAAAAGCTATGAAGTTTATTAAACTGTTAAAATCTTTGAACAATGTAGATCATTTATCAATACTACattttattgtatacatatatcaatgtctaatactttatagttcataatatctgtaaaatattatagtacatactatatctattgaatttcattaataaattattgcaCAAGAAGAATGGTTATGGATGTCTTTATTGTACAGATATGTGTaaatacaatgaaatacaatttttgtatcaCTGCGACATTCTGTATACACTGTTTGCATTTACATCATGTTTATAGTGCTAGTTGTGGATGGTTCTGTGTTctgattcattttattttagtatattcattacataatttaaaaaattttgaatgtTATAAGTACTTTGTTCGAATAGTTTCTTTTCGACAATACATTTTACTATGACCATATAAAACAAGGAGTAATTTGTAAAATATCTAAATATATAGATTtccttttatatatttatattgcgTAAAATCTGTTAAAAATAGTTTTATTTctgtaaataaaataatgtgttATGTAAAGAGAAATTGCTTGGAACTTGAAATCTTAATTATGAAATAGGGTAACACTATTAATATTTAACATTATTATTCGAATATACAGTGACTATTCTTATGTTaataacgtaacagaaaatccGTTTTGGATTAACGAATTTTGCTTGGTAAAATACATTTATTACATTAATGGCAAGAAATGTAACTAACATCTATTAGATATACAACCTCCTACATTATCTAAGTAATTTATATGTGATATGAAACAAAAAAATGATGACAAAAATCTTTTCTTTGTTATTATACCGTTGTAAAATAGTATTTTGGAATAAGACTTTGGATGGAAGAGTTTTGATAGAAACAAATTTGGCAATTTACATATTGACTCTGTTAGTCACTCCATAGCAATACATCCCATAGACAAACCTTAAAccattgtatgtatatttaaacAATCAAGAGAGTGTTTcacattgaaatatttaattacaatgATAATCTAATCGAagtattcattcattcattccaTTTCATGTTAACCTTCTGCATGTAATATCAGGCAATACTCAAAATATAGTCAAAATAGATTATTTTACCCCTTCTAGTTTTTAAGAGTCAAAAAGCTATAAAAATAGCTCTCAACTAATATTTCAGCCACAGCCCAtctgttattaatttttttattcacatATTAGGTTTCTTAAAGGCAGGATTATTCTGGATtaagctatgaaaatacttttgTACATTGATTTAACTATAGCACATATAAATATCAAGTTTCTTCCTTGTTTCGTTTTATCATATATTAGAAACCCTATTTTGGTTACGGCCTAAATTTTATGCAATAATCGACTGGGAGTTTGCATCATGGATATGCAAATTTGTATTCACATCGGTTCTACTTACtacaattaaaaattcgtaCAGTTTTGTAAAATGTAAGAGCTTCCGAAATGTTTCCCGCAAAATGAAACCTTTTTTTTCACACGTACATCGTGTCAAATGCTTAATAATACTGCATATATAGGACCTAGGTGTAtactattaattataaattcgtTAATTCACGAACGAAATTGTAATCTTAAGGACTGTGTTAGTGctgaaatatcaatttcaaaaagtgtttacaaattaaattttcaacaaaTGTCATGTTGTATCGAGTACGATATATGTAATCCAAAGTATTGTTGATAGGAaaacatatttaaaattaaGCAAAGATATCCTCTCTTATGAAACATGTCAACATTCTAGCCAGCTTTAATATATTTCAACACTTCATTTCCTTAAGACAATCCATGTAAGTTTGAATATAATGTAACAAACAAATACATTATACCACAGATACTAAAATTAGCATTAATACTGATACAGAATTAATTACTACCACTATAAGAACTACCATTATGTTACATCGAATTAAAACAGTTAGTGAGATTTGATTTATATTTGCAAAGAAGTTTGTCTATATTCTTTTGTTTAAATACGCGATATATAGACAATTCAATGACCAGtccttttttaaa belongs to Lasioglossum baleicum chromosome 17, iyLasBale1, whole genome shotgun sequence and includes:
- the Trmt112 gene encoding tRNA methyltransferase subunit 11-2; translated protein: MKLLTHNMLTSKCLKGVTVGYPLGIVAKDIKVSEVDFNSEFIARIIPKLDWATLWKAAESIGHVGELPQTLIQDFETNEEFLKKVHHVLLEVEVINGDLLCPESGRKFPINDGIPNMLLNEDEV